One stretch of Portunus trituberculatus isolate SZX2019 chromosome 23, ASM1759143v1, whole genome shotgun sequence DNA includes these proteins:
- the LOC123507919 gene encoding sulfide:quinone oxidoreductase, mitochondrial-like isoform X1, with the protein MLWHEPSPHLSKALSTAVSAYRSLKMMGHKRLLLACGSRLVSHNGSFSTSAMAHKSYKLVVVGGGAGGCATAAKFSSKLGAGSVVVIEPADTHYYQPMWTLVGGGMKRLEDSGRPMSQVLPKKADWIKQRVVTFDPHKNKVITQDGQEISYEFLVVALGIQLNYNQIKGLPDAFETPGVCSNYSPHYVNNTLESLKNFKEGNALFSFPNTPIKCAGAPQKIMYISDQYLRKHGKRDKANIQYFTSLPVIFGIKKYADALWEVVKERDITVNLRHNLIEVKPDSREAVFQNLENPDDLKTIKYEMLHVTPPMSSPDPLRQCAALTNETGYLNVNKHTLQHVTFPNVFGIGDCTSVPTSKTAAAVAGQFGVMKRNLSLVMGGASPKHQYDGYTSCPLVTGYNKCILAEFDMDGNPLETFPINQAKERRTMFHLKKDMMPTMYWNGMLKGYWEGPKYLRKLMHLGMK; encoded by the exons ATGTTATGGCATGAaccctccccccatctctccaAGGCCTTAAGCACTGCAGTCAGCGCATATAG ATCTCTCAAAATGATGGGTCACAAAAGGCTGCTTCTTGCCTGTGGCTCAAGGCTGGTCTCTCACAATGGCTCTTTTTCAACATCTGCCATGGCTCACAAGAG CTacaagctggtggtggtgggaggaggtgcTGGAGGCTGTGCCACGGCTGCCAAGTTTTCCTCCAAGCTGGGTGCTGGCAGCGTGGTAGTGATTGAGCCGGCTGAC ACCCACTACTACCAGCCCATGTGGACTCTGGTGGGTGGAGGCATGAAGAGGCTGGAGGACTCTGGCCGGCCCATGAGTCAG GTCCTCCCCAAGAAGGCAGACTGGATCAAGCAGCGAGTAGTGACCTTTGACCCTCATAAGAACAAGGTCATAACCCAGGATGGCCAAGAGATCAGCTATGAATTCCTAGTGGTTGCTCTCGGTATTCAGCTCAATTACAATCAG ATCAAAGGCTTACCTGATGCCTTTGAGACTCCTGGTGTGTGCTCCAACTACTCCCCTCATTATGTTAACAACACTCTAGAGAGTCTAAAGAACTTTAAAGAGGGAAatgctctcttctccttccccaacACTCCCATCAAATGTGCTGGAGCTCCTCAGAAGATCATGTACATTTCCGACCAATATCTCCGTAAG CATGGGAAGCGTGATAAGGCCAACATCCAGTACTTCACTTCCCTGCCAGTCATCTTTGGCATCAAGAAGTATGCTGATGCCTTATGGGAG GTGGTGAAGGAGCGAGACATCACTGTCAACCTGCGCCACAATCTCATTGAGGTGAAGCCAGACTCCCGGGAAGCCGTGTTCCAGAACCTAGAAAACCCTGATGACCTCAAGACTATCAAG TATGAGATGCTTCATGTGACACCCCCAATGAGTTCACCAGACCCCCTCCGTCAGTGTGCCGCTCTCACCAATGAGACGGGCTATTTGAATGTGAACAAGCACACTCTGCAGCATGTCACCTTCCCTAATGTGTTTGGCATTGGTGACTGCACCAGTGTTCCTACCTCCAAGACTGCAGCCGCTGTGG CTGGCCAGTTTGGAGTGATGAAGAGGAACCTGAGCCTGGTAATGGGTGGTGCCTCCCCCAAACACCAGTATGACGGTTACACCTCCTGCCCTCTAGTTACTG GTTACAACAAGTGCATCCTGGCAGAATTTGACATGGATGGGAATCCACTAGAGACCTTCCCCATCAACCAGGCCAAGGAGCGGCGCACCATGTTCCACCTCAAGAAGGACATGATGCCAACCATGTACTGGAATGGAATGCTTAA AGGCTACTGGGAGGGACCAAAGTACCTGAGAAAACTTATGCACCTGGgaatgaagtga
- the LOC123507919 gene encoding sulfide:quinone oxidoreductase, mitochondrial-like isoform X2, with protein sequence MMGHKRLLLACGSRLVSHNGSFSTSAMAHKSYKLVVVGGGAGGCATAAKFSSKLGAGSVVVIEPADTHYYQPMWTLVGGGMKRLEDSGRPMSQVLPKKADWIKQRVVTFDPHKNKVITQDGQEISYEFLVVALGIQLNYNQIKGLPDAFETPGVCSNYSPHYVNNTLESLKNFKEGNALFSFPNTPIKCAGAPQKIMYISDQYLRKHGKRDKANIQYFTSLPVIFGIKKYADALWEVVKERDITVNLRHNLIEVKPDSREAVFQNLENPDDLKTIKYEMLHVTPPMSSPDPLRQCAALTNETGYLNVNKHTLQHVTFPNVFGIGDCTSVPTSKTAAAVAGQFGVMKRNLSLVMGGASPKHQYDGYTSCPLVTGYNKCILAEFDMDGNPLETFPINQAKERRTMFHLKKDMMPTMYWNGMLKGYWEGPKYLRKLMHLGMK encoded by the exons ATGATGGGTCACAAAAGGCTGCTTCTTGCCTGTGGCTCAAGGCTGGTCTCTCACAATGGCTCTTTTTCAACATCTGCCATGGCTCACAAGAG CTacaagctggtggtggtgggaggaggtgcTGGAGGCTGTGCCACGGCTGCCAAGTTTTCCTCCAAGCTGGGTGCTGGCAGCGTGGTAGTGATTGAGCCGGCTGAC ACCCACTACTACCAGCCCATGTGGACTCTGGTGGGTGGAGGCATGAAGAGGCTGGAGGACTCTGGCCGGCCCATGAGTCAG GTCCTCCCCAAGAAGGCAGACTGGATCAAGCAGCGAGTAGTGACCTTTGACCCTCATAAGAACAAGGTCATAACCCAGGATGGCCAAGAGATCAGCTATGAATTCCTAGTGGTTGCTCTCGGTATTCAGCTCAATTACAATCAG ATCAAAGGCTTACCTGATGCCTTTGAGACTCCTGGTGTGTGCTCCAACTACTCCCCTCATTATGTTAACAACACTCTAGAGAGTCTAAAGAACTTTAAAGAGGGAAatgctctcttctccttccccaacACTCCCATCAAATGTGCTGGAGCTCCTCAGAAGATCATGTACATTTCCGACCAATATCTCCGTAAG CATGGGAAGCGTGATAAGGCCAACATCCAGTACTTCACTTCCCTGCCAGTCATCTTTGGCATCAAGAAGTATGCTGATGCCTTATGGGAG GTGGTGAAGGAGCGAGACATCACTGTCAACCTGCGCCACAATCTCATTGAGGTGAAGCCAGACTCCCGGGAAGCCGTGTTCCAGAACCTAGAAAACCCTGATGACCTCAAGACTATCAAG TATGAGATGCTTCATGTGACACCCCCAATGAGTTCACCAGACCCCCTCCGTCAGTGTGCCGCTCTCACCAATGAGACGGGCTATTTGAATGTGAACAAGCACACTCTGCAGCATGTCACCTTCCCTAATGTGTTTGGCATTGGTGACTGCACCAGTGTTCCTACCTCCAAGACTGCAGCCGCTGTGG CTGGCCAGTTTGGAGTGATGAAGAGGAACCTGAGCCTGGTAATGGGTGGTGCCTCCCCCAAACACCAGTATGACGGTTACACCTCCTGCCCTCTAGTTACTG GTTACAACAAGTGCATCCTGGCAGAATTTGACATGGATGGGAATCCACTAGAGACCTTCCCCATCAACCAGGCCAAGGAGCGGCGCACCATGTTCCACCTCAAGAAGGACATGATGCCAACCATGTACTGGAATGGAATGCTTAA AGGCTACTGGGAGGGACCAAAGTACCTGAGAAAACTTATGCACCTGGgaatgaagtga